Proteins encoded in a region of the Pseudomonas syringae KCTC 12500 genome:
- a CDS encoding methyl-accepting chemotaxis protein: protein MKAMAESIEAALGKLEKINDDSEAESSAAATSVYENALIVTYGVMFLTVLLTVLLAWRLTKSLAVPISQALHSSETIAAGDLRPSAINREGTDEAALLLQSMERMRGNLSQTLTQVGDAAHQLASATEEMSALMVNSNADLVVQNSEIEMAATAVTEMSQAVDEVARNAVTTSVESKASSVSAREGQEELNQTVKSILELTRNVGTASTEAQALATRTLDITKVLDVIRAVSEQTNLLALNAAIEAARAGDAGRGFAVVADEVRALAHRTSESTREIETMIGHIQQGTKSTLVALEVSTEQAQRTKQQAESANAVLASIASSVMVIDERNTVIASASEEQALVAREVDRNLVRIRDLSAQSAVRTSQTGSASQSLAELASDLTTTLGQFKLR, encoded by the coding sequence ATGAAGGCCATGGCGGAAAGTATCGAAGCCGCCCTGGGCAAGCTGGAAAAGATCAATGATGACTCCGAAGCCGAATCCAGCGCTGCAGCGACGTCGGTGTATGAGAACGCCCTGATCGTCACTTATGGGGTCATGTTTCTGACGGTGTTGTTGACCGTATTGCTTGCCTGGCGTCTGACCAAAAGTCTCGCAGTGCCGATCAGTCAGGCGCTGCACAGCTCGGAAACCATTGCCGCGGGCGACCTGCGTCCCAGCGCAATCAACCGTGAGGGCACTGATGAGGCGGCCCTGTTGCTGCAATCGATGGAGCGCATGCGCGGCAATTTGAGCCAGACCCTGACCCAGGTGGGCGATGCCGCTCACCAGTTGGCGTCGGCCACGGAAGAAATGAGCGCCCTGATGGTCAACAGCAACGCCGATCTGGTGGTGCAGAACAGCGAAATCGAAATGGCCGCCACCGCCGTCACCGAGATGAGTCAGGCGGTCGATGAAGTGGCGCGTAATGCGGTGACCACTTCGGTGGAATCCAAAGCCTCTTCGGTGTCGGCCCGCGAAGGTCAGGAAGAGCTCAATCAAACCGTCAAATCGATCCTTGAATTGACCCGAAATGTTGGCACGGCCTCGACCGAGGCGCAGGCGCTGGCAACCCGCACGCTGGATATCACCAAGGTTCTGGATGTTATCCGCGCAGTGTCCGAGCAAACCAACCTGCTGGCGCTCAACGCGGCCATCGAAGCGGCACGCGCGGGCGATGCCGGACGGGGTTTTGCTGTGGTTGCCGACGAGGTGCGCGCTCTGGCCCACCGCACCAGCGAATCGACTCGCGAGATCGAAACCATGATCGGGCACATCCAGCAGGGCACCAAAAGTACTCTGGTCGCGCTTGAAGTCAGTACCGAACAGGCGCAACGCACCAAACAACAGGCTGAGTCGGCCAATGCTGTGCTGGCCAGCATCGCCAGTTCGGTCATGGTTATCGATGAGCGCAATACGGTGATCGCCAGCGCCTCCGAAGAACAAGCGCTGGTTGCGCGGGAAGTGGACCGCAACCTGGTGCGCATCCGTGATTTGTCGGCACAATCGGCGGTGCGCACCAGCCAGACCGGCAGTGCCAGCCAGTCACTGGCCGAGCTGGCGAGTGACCTGACGACCACCCTGGGGCAGTTCAAGCTCAGATAA
- a CDS encoding VirK family protein: MKHSYAAALFALSLPGLACAGDALPTYSAITQALNTGESVAVVIDLGQCKSSIAGAEPSKTKGGKRIDAYRITPDGTLAFSDTHFSLDRNNKPIEQFIRYQIRSNGTATFSMTTLNVPGYQQVGSPVSYECGVGKGLSFFVSQ; the protein is encoded by the coding sequence ATGAAACATTCCTACGCCGCTGCACTGTTTGCTCTTTCACTGCCAGGCCTCGCTTGCGCAGGCGACGCGCTACCCACCTACTCCGCCATCACCCAGGCGTTGAACACTGGAGAGTCGGTCGCCGTGGTGATCGACCTGGGACAATGCAAATCCTCGATCGCCGGTGCCGAGCCGTCCAAAACCAAAGGCGGCAAACGCATCGATGCCTACCGCATTACCCCCGACGGCACCCTGGCGTTTTCGGACACTCACTTCAGCCTCGATCGCAATAACAAGCCCATCGAGCAATTCATTCGCTATCAGATACGCTCGAACGGCACCGCCACATTCAGCATGACCACGCTGAATGTTCCTGGTTATCAACAGGTGGGCAGTCCAGTGAGTTATGAGTGTGGGGTCGGCAAGGGCTTGAGCTTTTTTGTCAGCCAGTAA
- a CDS encoding DUF3237 family protein translates to METMKLHEVLTARLRIDKPQALCNPQRGQRSSGEILGGEFNGDGLQGQVLPGGSLFLVPQDDSLARFSLYYTLLTDDGIKIDVVGEGLVAFDETDRAPLDESRCRFTCSKQFSVASGAHDDLQRNLYVGRVNIHAGDDRMRVSIFQVNEI, encoded by the coding sequence ATGGAGACGATGAAACTGCATGAAGTACTGACTGCTCGCCTGCGTATCGATAAGCCGCAAGCGCTTTGCAACCCGCAGCGGGGGCAGCGCAGCAGCGGTGAGATACTGGGAGGAGAGTTTAACGGCGATGGATTGCAGGGGCAGGTTCTTCCGGGAGGCAGCCTTTTTCTCGTGCCCCAGGATGACAGCCTTGCACGATTCAGCCTGTACTACACCTTGCTGACTGACGATGGAATAAAGATAGATGTCGTTGGAGAGGGGCTCGTGGCCTTCGATGAAACGGACCGCGCACCATTGGACGAATCGCGCTGTCGGTTCACGTGCAGCAAGCAGTTCAGCGTTGCTTCCGGTGCGCATGATGACCTGCAGAGAAACCTGTACGTCGGCAGAGTAAATATACACGCCGGGGATGACCGCATGCGTGTCAGTATTTTTCAGGTTAACGAGATATAA
- a CDS encoding C1 family peptidase — MTYTVKQYGWIRDLPDHRDHLYAAPPTALAALPHRVDLRPHCPPVYDQGQLGSCTANGIAGAIQFDRMKQKLTPAFEPSRLFIYYNERVIEHTVDSDSGAMIRHGIKSVVKQGDCPEKEWPYDIEKFAVKPPAACYKDARKYKAVSYQKVAQNLNQMKGCLAAGYPFVIGFSVYESFESKKVAKTGHAPMPGPHEKMLGGHCVLAVGYNDAHQHFILRNSWGAGWGMEGYFTLPYSYLLDENLSSDFWTIRVVAA; from the coding sequence ATGACCTATACCGTCAAACAGTATGGATGGATTCGCGATCTGCCTGATCATCGCGATCATCTGTATGCCGCCCCGCCCACCGCACTGGCGGCGCTTCCACACAGGGTTGACCTGCGCCCCCATTGCCCGCCTGTATACGATCAGGGCCAACTGGGCAGTTGCACCGCAAACGGCATTGCCGGAGCGATTCAGTTTGATCGCATGAAGCAAAAGCTGACGCCGGCATTCGAACCCTCGCGGTTGTTTATCTATTACAACGAACGGGTTATTGAACATACCGTCGATTCGGACAGCGGCGCGATGATCCGGCACGGCATTAAAAGTGTAGTGAAGCAAGGTGATTGTCCCGAGAAAGAGTGGCCTTATGATATTGAGAAGTTTGCTGTCAAACCTCCGGCAGCCTGCTACAAGGATGCAAGAAAGTACAAGGCGGTGTCTTATCAGAAAGTTGCGCAAAACCTCAATCAGATGAAAGGCTGCCTGGCGGCAGGTTATCCGTTTGTCATTGGTTTTTCCGTCTACGAGAGCTTTGAAAGCAAGAAAGTTGCCAAGACCGGGCATGCCCCAATGCCGGGTCCTCACGAAAAAATGCTGGGAGGGCACTGCGTATTGGCAGTGGGCTACAACGATGCCCATCAGCATTTCATCTTGCGCAACTCATGGGGCGCGGGCTGGGGCATGGAAGGCTACTTCACCCTGCCCTACAGTTATCTGCTGGATGAAAATCTGTCCTCCGACTTCTGGACGATCAGGGTCGTGGCTGCCTGA
- a CDS encoding XylR family transcriptional regulator — MKTVPPVHRIALLFNGSKIYDRGIISGIGNYLSSTRVSWDLFLEEDFLCRLKGIERWQGDGIIADFDDPLIGEALAGIKLPVVAVGGSYQDERAYPKGIPYVATDNHALIKAAYEHLIEAGLTRFACFSLPEAQANRWAQEREQAFRRLLQRDGLRAEVYRGLGTSAPLWDSAVEQQIAWLQSLPKPIGIIAVTDARARQLLQACLTAGIAVPEQVALIGIDNDPLTRTLTRVPLSSVVQGTDTMGRTAARLLHQMLHGMPSSGTHILIPPDTVNVQASSLHQPLGDPYVMQALLFIRQYACQGIKTAQVAAYVGVSRSSLESHFRRVRGCSVHDEILRFKLAAAANGLENTGLAIAEIARDCGFRSAQYLHTVFRREFGCTPREYQQGAHAAVQCSST; from the coding sequence ATGAAAACCGTACCTCCCGTTCACCGCATCGCGCTGTTGTTCAACGGCAGCAAGATTTATGACCGCGGCATCATCAGTGGCATCGGCAACTACCTCAGCAGCACCCGGGTGTCTTGGGACTTGTTCCTCGAGGAGGATTTCCTCTGTCGCCTGAAAGGCATCGAGCGCTGGCAGGGCGACGGGATCATTGCCGATTTCGATGACCCGCTGATCGGCGAGGCCCTGGCCGGGATCAAACTGCCGGTGGTAGCGGTGGGCGGGTCCTATCAGGACGAGCGCGCCTACCCGAAGGGCATTCCATATGTGGCGACTGACAATCATGCCTTGATCAAGGCAGCCTACGAGCACCTGATCGAGGCCGGGTTGACGCGCTTTGCCTGCTTCAGCCTGCCTGAAGCACAAGCCAATCGCTGGGCACAGGAGCGCGAGCAGGCCTTTCGCCGCTTGCTGCAACGCGACGGCCTGCGCGCCGAGGTCTATCGTGGCCTGGGCACCAGCGCGCCGCTCTGGGACAGCGCTGTGGAGCAGCAGATCGCCTGGCTGCAAAGCTTGCCCAAGCCGATCGGCATCATCGCCGTGACCGACGCCCGCGCCCGTCAGCTATTGCAGGCCTGCCTGACCGCCGGAATTGCTGTCCCCGAACAGGTGGCACTGATCGGCATCGACAATGATCCGTTGACCCGGACCCTCACTCGCGTGCCACTGAGTTCGGTCGTTCAAGGAACCGATACGATGGGTCGCACCGCTGCACGTCTGCTGCACCAGATGCTGCACGGCATGCCGTCCTCGGGTACACACATTCTGATACCGCCGGACACTGTCAACGTGCAGGCTTCGAGTTTGCATCAGCCCTTGGGTGACCCCTATGTGATGCAGGCGCTGCTGTTTATCCGGCAGTACGCGTGCCAGGGCATCAAGACTGCACAGGTAGCCGCCTATGTGGGCGTCTCGCGCTCGTCACTGGAGTCGCACTTTCGCCGCGTAAGGGGCTGCAGCGTGCACGACGAGATCCTGCGTTTCAAACTGGCCGCCGCTGCAAACGGACTGGAAAACACCGGGCTGGCCATTGCCGAGATCGCCCGTGATTGTGGTTTCCGGTCTGCGCAATACCTGCACACCGTGTTCCGTCGCGAGTTCGGCTGCACGCCGCGAGAGTACCAGCAGGGTGCCCATGCGGCCGTGCAATGCTCAAGTACCTGA